From one Henckelia pumila isolate YLH828 unplaced genomic scaffold, ASM3356847v2 CTG_80:::fragment_3, whole genome shotgun sequence genomic stretch:
- the LOC140873851 gene encoding uncharacterized protein isoform X2 translates to MPKMSISETTLGRISELFGSFSILQQKEEDTGKLRRQSSGVDLGSNGHEGLTAAKLRRNFSASENMNNLASTGAPTTSAPLKRTSSWCFDDKLFIQTLYKVLVKVSKVSPIVVYLRDVEKLLCKSQRVFILFQKMLKKLSGSILILGSRMVAPENDFRVVDERVSSVFSYNIEIRPPEDENHLVSWKSQLEEDMKMINYQDNRNHIIEVLSANDLDCDDLGSICLADTIVLSNFIEEIVVSAISYHLMNTKEPEYRNGKLVISSTSLSHGLSIFQEGKSDENDAIKLEAQAETSKGASDGEVVRSGPETRSKTTEHENKSEDQPASKTPEDPPDNEFEKRIRPEVIPANEIGVTFADIGALDEIKESLQELVMLPLRRPDLFEGGLLKPCRGILLFGPPGTGKTMMAKAIANEAGASFINVSMSTITSKWFGEDEKNVRALFTLAAKVAPTIIFIDEVDSMLGQRNRAGEHEAMRKIKNEFMTHWDGLLSKPGERILVLAATNRPFDLDEAIIRRFERRILVGLPSAENREKILKTLLTKERVDEGLNLKELARMTEGYTGSDLKNLCMTAAYRPVRELIQQERLKDRKKKSRAEGESEDASTRDDKKERTITIRPLNMEDFKEAKNQVAASFAAEGSIMNELKQWNECYGEGGSRKKEQLSYFL, encoded by the exons ATGCCAAAGAT GTCTATATCTGAAACGACTTTGGGAAGAATATCTGAATTATTTGGATCGTTTTCAATTCTTCAACAGAAGGAGGAAGACACGG GCAAGTTACGAAGGCAAAGCAGTGGAGTTGATCTCGGATCAAA TGGACATGAAGGCTTGACTGCTGCAAAGCTGCGAAGAAATTTCTCTGCCTCAGAAAACATGAACAACCTTGCTTCAACTGGTGCACCTACGACGTCAG ctCCACTCAAGCGAACAAGCAGCTGGTGTTTTGATGATAAGCTTTTCATACAGACACTTTACAAG GTTCTAGTAAAAGTATCAAAAGTCAGTCCGATTGTCGTTTATCTTAGGGACGTTGAGAAACTCCTATGCAAATCGCAGAGAGTTTTTATCTTGTTCCAGAAAATGTTGAAGAAATTATCTGGTTCCATTCTCATCCTAGGTTCAAGAATGGTTGCTCCCGAAAATGATTTTAGAGTAGTAGATGAGAGGGTATCATCCGTCTTCTCGTACAACATTGAAATTAGACCCCCGGAAGATGAAAATCATCTTGTGAGCTGGAAGTCTCAGCTGGAGGAGGATATGAAGATGATTAATTATCAGGACAACAGGAATCACATTATTGAGGTGCTCTCTGCAAATGACCTTGATTGCGATGATCTGGGTTCTATATGTTTGGCTGACACAATAGTTCTTAGCAACTTTATCGAAGAAATTGTGGTGTCAGCTATTTCATACCATCTTATGAATACTAAGGAACCTGAATACAGAAATGGAAAACTTGTTATATCATCCACGAG TTTGTCCCATGGATTGAGTATATTTCAGGAAGGTAAATCTGATGAAAACGATGCAATAAAGCTTGAAGCCCAAGCTGAAACATCAAAG GGTGCTTCAGATGGGGAAGTTGTAAGATCAGGGCCGGAAACAAGAAGCAAAACCACTGAACATGAAAACAAGAGTGAAGACCAACCGGCTTCAAAAACTCCA GAAGATCCTCCAGACAATGAATTCGAGAAGCGCATAAGACCAGAAGTTATACCAGCAAATGAAATTGGGGTGACATTTGCAGACATAGGTGCTCTTGATGAGATCAAAGAATCTCTCCAGGAACTAGTCATGCTACCTCTTCGAAGACCGGATCTTTTTGAAGGAGGCCTTCTGAAGCCATGCCGAGGGATATTGCTTTTTGGGCCACCTGGCACAGGGAAGACTATGATGGCCAAGGCAATAGCTAATGAAGCAGGAGCTAGTTTCATTAACGTTTCTATGTCTACTATCACATCTAAGTGGTTTGGAGAAGATGAGAAGAATGTTCGAGCCTTGTTTACTCTCGCAGCCAAGGTCGCACCAACAATAATATTCATTGATGAAGTTGACAGCATGCTTGGACAGCGGAATAGAGCAGGGGAGCATGAGGCCATGCGGAAGATAAAGAATGAGTTCATGACTCACTGGGATGGATTATTGTCAAAACCTGGTGAAAGAATACTGGTACTTGCTGCAACAAACAGGCCATTTGATCTCGATGAAGCAATCATTAGACGCTTTGAGAGAAG AATCTTGGTTGGTTTACCATCTGCGGAGAACAGAGAAAAGATCTTGAAGACATTATTGACAAAGGAGAGAGTGGATGAAGGATTAAACTTGAAAGAACTTGCAAGAATGACAGAAGGCTACACTGGAAGTGATTTGAAG AACTTGTGCATGACTGCTGCATATCGACCAGTACGTGAGTTAATACAACAAGAGAGGCTAAAAGATCGA AAAAAGAAGAGTAGAGCTGAAGGGGAAAGTGAAGATGCTTCTACTAGAGATGATAAGAAGGAAAGAACTATCACTATCAGGCCACTAAACATGGAAGATTTTAAGGAAGCCAAAAATCAG GTTGCAGCTAGCTTTGCAGCTGAGGGTTCCATAATGAATGAATTAAAGCAATGGAACGAATGCTACGGTGAAGGTGGTTCGAGGAAGAAAGAGCAACTATCCTACTTCCTGTAA
- the LOC140873862 gene encoding uncharacterized protein encodes MISTNPYAPKFRDINRQPVCNLMLSYQSLPQSPILSTSSHRFRALKFAPKSVFPHSLSCPVSEAHRRFPTKKWKILCFRHEEFLSGSPNSDSGEKILQESEKSEISKPNIEKRNWVPNFREAVDALLKVIGKRWTVPWTAETILQVTLLWIMSFWFIGSWMIPFAAHIAGFSKETLTFRGQALFSLLTDVTEGLAGILILYRSLSRFRPLSSDWFRFTHKGKWLFDVLLGCSMFPLVNRLSQFNLDLLPVMPSTPLTLSSVEQSIMARDPIAMALYALVLVVCAPLWEEIVFRGFLLPSLTKYMPVWCSILVSSVAFALAHFNVQRMLPLIFLGVVMGVTYTRSRNLLPSMLLHSLWNGFVFLDLMK; translated from the exons ATGATCTCCACCAACCCATATGCTCCGAAATTTAGGGATATTAATCGCCAGCCCGTCTGTAATCTGATGCTGAGCTACCAATCTCTGCCGCAAAGCCCCATACTTTCAACCTCAAGCCATAGATTTCGAGCTTTGAAATTCGCCCCCAAATCTGTTTTTCCTCATTCTTTGAGCTGTCCTGTGTCTGAAGCTCATCGCAGGTTCCCAACCAAG AAGTGGAAAATCCTGTGCTTTCGGCATGAAGAATTTTTATCTGGCTCCCCAAACTCTGATTCTGGTGAGAAAATCCTACAGGAGTCGGAGAAGTCAGAAATTAGCAAACCAAATATTGAAAAAAGAAATTGGGTACCAAATTTTAGAGAG GCTGTAGATGCGCTGTTAAAAGTGATAGGAAAACGGTGGACTGTACCGTGGACTGCAGAGACCATCCTTCAA GTTACACTCCTTTGGATTATGTCATTCTGGTTCATTGGTTCGTGGATGATCCCATTTGCTGCACATATTGCCGGCTTCAGCAAAGAAACACTGACCTTCAGAGGGCAAGCTTTGTTCAGCCTTTTAACAGACGTAACCGAAGGCCTAGCTGGAATTCTAATACTCTACCGCTCTTTGTCTCGATTCCGTCCCCTCTCATCGGATTGGTTTAGATTTACCCATAAAGGAAAGTGGCTATTTGATGTTTTGCTTGGGTGCTCCATGTTTCCATTAGTGAACCGTCTCTCTCAGTTCAACCTTGATCTATTGCCAGTTATGCCTTCCACTCCCCTCACACTCTCTAGTGTTGAGCAGTCTATAATGGCACGTGATCCAATTGCAATGGCTCTTTATGCACTAGTACTTGTCGTGTGTGCCCCTCTGTGGGAAGAAATCGTATTCCGAGGCTTTCTTCTACCTTCTTTGACTAAATACATGCCGGTGTGGTGCTCCATTTTAGTCAGTTCAGTTGCTTTTGCGCTGGCACATTTTAACGTACAAAGAATGTTGCCACTAATATTTCTCGGGGTTGTGATGGGTGTAACTTATACGAGGTCAAGAAATCTATTACCCTCCATGCTCTTGCACAGTCTGTGGAATGGCTTTGTATTCCTGGATTTAATGAAATGA
- the LOC140873851 gene encoding uncharacterized protein isoform X1 translates to MESKQMFMSALGVGIGVGVGIGLASGSEAVSRWAGGVSTSAGVTPHLMEQEMLSLIIDGRDSNVSFDQFPYYLSEQTRALLTSAAFVHLKKGDFAKHTRNLSPASQTILLSGPAELYQQMLAKALAQYFEAKLLLLDVTDFSLKIQGKYGNPNAKDSFKRSISETTLGRISELFGSFSILQQKEEDTGKLRRQSSGVDLGSNGHEGLTAAKLRRNFSASENMNNLASTGAPTTSAPLKRTSSWCFDDKLFIQTLYKVLVKVSKVSPIVVYLRDVEKLLCKSQRVFILFQKMLKKLSGSILILGSRMVAPENDFRVVDERVSSVFSYNIEIRPPEDENHLVSWKSQLEEDMKMINYQDNRNHIIEVLSANDLDCDDLGSICLADTIVLSNFIEEIVVSAISYHLMNTKEPEYRNGKLVISSTSLSHGLSIFQEGKSDENDAIKLEAQAETSKGASDGEVVRSGPETRSKTTEHENKSEDQPASKTPEDPPDNEFEKRIRPEVIPANEIGVTFADIGALDEIKESLQELVMLPLRRPDLFEGGLLKPCRGILLFGPPGTGKTMMAKAIANEAGASFINVSMSTITSKWFGEDEKNVRALFTLAAKVAPTIIFIDEVDSMLGQRNRAGEHEAMRKIKNEFMTHWDGLLSKPGERILVLAATNRPFDLDEAIIRRFERRILVGLPSAENREKILKTLLTKERVDEGLNLKELARMTEGYTGSDLKNLCMTAAYRPVRELIQQERLKDRKKKSRAEGESEDASTRDDKKERTITIRPLNMEDFKEAKNQVAASFAAEGSIMNELKQWNECYGEGGSRKKEQLSYFL, encoded by the exons ATGGAATCGAAACAAATGTTCATGTCGGCTTTGGGAGTGGGGATTGGAGTAGGTGTGGGGATTGGTTTGGCTTCGGGATCTGAAGCCGTCAGCAGATGGGCCGGTGGGGTTTCGACTTCTGCCGGTGTTACGCCGCATCTAATGGAGCAGGAGATGTTAAGTCTCATCATCGACGGAAGAGATAGCAACGTCTCCTTCGATCAGTTTCCGTACTACCTAAG TGAGCAAACAAGGGCCTTATTGACTAGTGCAGCTTTTGTTCATTTGAAGAAAGGTGACTTCGCCAAGCACACACGGAATCTCTCTCCTGCAAGTCAAACAATACTACTCTCTGGACCTGCTG AATTGTATCAGCAAATGCTTGCTAAAGCTTTAGCTCAGTATTTTGAAGCCAAGTTGCTGTTGCTAgatgtaactgatttttctttaaAG ATTCAGGGCAAGTACGGGAATCCTAATGCCAAAGAT TCTTTTAAAAGGTCTATATCTGAAACGACTTTGGGAAGAATATCTGAATTATTTGGATCGTTTTCAATTCTTCAACAGAAGGAGGAAGACACGG GCAAGTTACGAAGGCAAAGCAGTGGAGTTGATCTCGGATCAAA TGGACATGAAGGCTTGACTGCTGCAAAGCTGCGAAGAAATTTCTCTGCCTCAGAAAACATGAACAACCTTGCTTCAACTGGTGCACCTACGACGTCAG ctCCACTCAAGCGAACAAGCAGCTGGTGTTTTGATGATAAGCTTTTCATACAGACACTTTACAAG GTTCTAGTAAAAGTATCAAAAGTCAGTCCGATTGTCGTTTATCTTAGGGACGTTGAGAAACTCCTATGCAAATCGCAGAGAGTTTTTATCTTGTTCCAGAAAATGTTGAAGAAATTATCTGGTTCCATTCTCATCCTAGGTTCAAGAATGGTTGCTCCCGAAAATGATTTTAGAGTAGTAGATGAGAGGGTATCATCCGTCTTCTCGTACAACATTGAAATTAGACCCCCGGAAGATGAAAATCATCTTGTGAGCTGGAAGTCTCAGCTGGAGGAGGATATGAAGATGATTAATTATCAGGACAACAGGAATCACATTATTGAGGTGCTCTCTGCAAATGACCTTGATTGCGATGATCTGGGTTCTATATGTTTGGCTGACACAATAGTTCTTAGCAACTTTATCGAAGAAATTGTGGTGTCAGCTATTTCATACCATCTTATGAATACTAAGGAACCTGAATACAGAAATGGAAAACTTGTTATATCATCCACGAG TTTGTCCCATGGATTGAGTATATTTCAGGAAGGTAAATCTGATGAAAACGATGCAATAAAGCTTGAAGCCCAAGCTGAAACATCAAAG GGTGCTTCAGATGGGGAAGTTGTAAGATCAGGGCCGGAAACAAGAAGCAAAACCACTGAACATGAAAACAAGAGTGAAGACCAACCGGCTTCAAAAACTCCA GAAGATCCTCCAGACAATGAATTCGAGAAGCGCATAAGACCAGAAGTTATACCAGCAAATGAAATTGGGGTGACATTTGCAGACATAGGTGCTCTTGATGAGATCAAAGAATCTCTCCAGGAACTAGTCATGCTACCTCTTCGAAGACCGGATCTTTTTGAAGGAGGCCTTCTGAAGCCATGCCGAGGGATATTGCTTTTTGGGCCACCTGGCACAGGGAAGACTATGATGGCCAAGGCAATAGCTAATGAAGCAGGAGCTAGTTTCATTAACGTTTCTATGTCTACTATCACATCTAAGTGGTTTGGAGAAGATGAGAAGAATGTTCGAGCCTTGTTTACTCTCGCAGCCAAGGTCGCACCAACAATAATATTCATTGATGAAGTTGACAGCATGCTTGGACAGCGGAATAGAGCAGGGGAGCATGAGGCCATGCGGAAGATAAAGAATGAGTTCATGACTCACTGGGATGGATTATTGTCAAAACCTGGTGAAAGAATACTGGTACTTGCTGCAACAAACAGGCCATTTGATCTCGATGAAGCAATCATTAGACGCTTTGAGAGAAG AATCTTGGTTGGTTTACCATCTGCGGAGAACAGAGAAAAGATCTTGAAGACATTATTGACAAAGGAGAGAGTGGATGAAGGATTAAACTTGAAAGAACTTGCAAGAATGACAGAAGGCTACACTGGAAGTGATTTGAAG AACTTGTGCATGACTGCTGCATATCGACCAGTACGTGAGTTAATACAACAAGAGAGGCTAAAAGATCGA AAAAAGAAGAGTAGAGCTGAAGGGGAAAGTGAAGATGCTTCTACTAGAGATGATAAGAAGGAAAGAACTATCACTATCAGGCCACTAAACATGGAAGATTTTAAGGAAGCCAAAAATCAG GTTGCAGCTAGCTTTGCAGCTGAGGGTTCCATAATGAATGAATTAAAGCAATGGAACGAATGCTACGGTGAAGGTGGTTCGAGGAAGAAAGAGCAACTATCCTACTTCCTGTAA
- the LOC140873881 gene encoding dirigent protein-like: MAETAPRLNLIILKAIFILLLGCSATNSRRHRRQPCKKLVFFFHDIIYNGQNSKNATAAIVGTPAWGNTTILSAQNHFGNVVVFDDPITLDNNLHSPPVGRAQGFYLYDKKDIFTSWLGFSFVFNSTEHKGTINFAGADPLMNKTRDISVIGGTGDFFMTRGVATLSTDAFEGEVYFRLRVDINLYECW; encoded by the coding sequence ATGGCTGAGACTGCGCCTAGACTAAACCTGATCATTCTCAAGGCCATTTTCATCCTACTCCTCGGCTGCTCAGCCACAAACAGCCGGCGGCACCGCCGCCAACCATGCAAGAAACTGGTTTTCTTCTTCCACGACATAATCTACAACGGGCAAAACTCCAAGAATGCAACGGCAGCCATCGTAGGAACCCCAGCTTGGGGGAACACCACCATCTTATCGGCCCAGAATCACTTTGGAAACGTGGTCGTTTTCGATGATCCGATCACGTTAGATAATAATCTCCATTCCCCTCCGGTGGGTCGGGCTCAGGGATTCTACTTGTACGACAAGAAAGATATATTCACTTCATGGCTAGGGTTTTCTTTCGTTTTCAACTCGACTGAACACAAGGGTACCATAAATTTCGCCGGTGCCGATCCGTTGATGAACAAGACAAGGGACATTTCGGTCATCGGAGGGACCGGTGATTTCTTCATGACGAGAGGGGTGGCGACGCTGAGTACCGATGCGTTTGAAGGAGAAGTGTATTTTAGGCTTCGTGTTGATATTAATCTCTATGAATGTTGGTAA